In a single window of the Aminomonas paucivorans DSM 12260 genome:
- a CDS encoding UDP-N-acetylglucosamine--N-acetylmuramyl-(pentapeptide) pyrophosphoryl-undecaprenol N-acetylglucosamine transferase, producing the protein MIRRILLVAGGTGGHVWPAIAFGDWVKRHHPEVHLGYLTGMRSLELEMYRSAGLDPHIISLEGSPLGAPRGQRLRRWRQQFQGLSQSAECFREERPDACVLFGGYLCFPSLLVAKMRGISALVHEQNAWAGKTARLASRMGVPVASGWDRCAPFAEGRFTPVGVPVRSFHLVSRQEAWQRLGLEGEAPSAPIVAVMAGSLASHPLFLQVQNLAREDAFASWTFLFLGASSCLDRQGNRILLPRRWDVEFLYSVADLAVLRAGASTLTEVRLAGLPALVVPWRHATGDHQRANALQFCRDNVGQIWDETTGTEEELATQLKRLEASRQEHPRSGRDMYNAAERISSDLWRVLIAPLGERRGLL; encoded by the coding sequence ATGATTCGTCGCATCCTGCTGGTGGCCGGGGGAACGGGGGGGCACGTCTGGCCCGCCATCGCCTTTGGGGATTGGGTAAAGAGGCATCATCCGGAGGTCCACCTGGGCTACCTCACGGGGATGCGCTCCCTGGAGCTGGAGATGTACCGAAGCGCCGGGTTGGACCCCCACATCATCTCCCTGGAGGGGTCGCCGTTGGGGGCCCCCCGCGGGCAGCGACTGCGACGTTGGCGCCAGCAGTTTCAGGGTCTTTCCCAGTCTGCGGAATGCTTCCGGGAGGAGCGCCCCGATGCCTGCGTCCTCTTCGGGGGGTATCTCTGTTTTCCTTCTCTGTTGGTGGCAAAAATGAGGGGGATTTCCGCTCTGGTGCACGAGCAGAACGCCTGGGCGGGAAAGACCGCCAGGCTCGCTTCCCGCATGGGGGTTCCCGTGGCCTCGGGGTGGGATCGATGTGCCCCCTTCGCGGAAGGGCGATTCACGCCCGTGGGGGTCCCGGTGCGTTCCTTCCATCTGGTCTCCCGGCAGGAAGCCTGGCAACGCCTGGGTTTGGAGGGGGAAGCCCCGTCGGCGCCCATCGTGGCCGTGATGGCCGGGTCTCTCGCAAGCCACCCCCTGTTCCTTCAGGTACAGAATCTGGCGCGGGAAGATGCCTTTGCCTCCTGGACCTTCCTCTTTTTGGGTGCCAGCAGTTGCCTGGATCGCCAAGGGAACCGAATCCTCCTGCCGAGGCGGTGGGATGTGGAGTTCCTCTATTCCGTGGCGGATTTGGCTGTCCTTCGTGCGGGGGCCTCTACCCTGACGGAGGTTCGCCTCGCGGGGCTCCCGGCGCTGGTGGTCCCCTGGAGACATGCGACGGGAGACCACCAGAGGGCGAATGCTCTGCAGTTTTGTCGAGACAACGTCGGGCAGATTTGGGATGAAACGACAGGCACGGAGGAAGAATTAGCCACACAATTGAAACGGTTGGAGGCGAGCAGGCAGGAACACCCCAGATCGGGACGAGACATGTATAATGCGGCAGAAAGAATCAGTTCCGACCTATGGCGTGTTCTCATCGCCCCTCTAGGCGAAAGGAGAGGTCTCTTGTGA
- a CDS encoding FtsW/RodA/SpoVE family cell cycle protein: protein MFPEPNSYGEGTLSQEGASGVRPDPLIWLIPLFLTGLGVLVITSTTSPLAFANEGTPFSVGLRQFRWLLVGILGLLFAWLVPTRFWLRTSGLWWFCALLLTFATLIPGVGASVGGARRWIRLGGLSIQAGELLFLALTVHLTKILYRDQQDTVRAFVKTLILLSLSSIPLLLQPDLGTTILVFSVCMGLFVEKYGWKLPLLTSFGGLAALIPLILLAPYRLRRISAFLDPWKDPLDTGFQAIQGLIAFNNGGGFGTGLGHGFQKLQYLPAAYTDFLYAALGEELGLLGTLGVLALYGCWTLRLYRLYMRTEDPLRASLFWGLTLTVILPLFINLGGVTKMMPLTGMPLPFLSYGGSSLVTMWFRIGLLLRLCREEPMEVEERTS, encoded by the coding sequence GTGTTTCCTGAGCCGAACAGCTACGGGGAAGGAACCTTGAGCCAGGAAGGGGCGTCCGGAGTCCGGCCGGATCCCCTGATCTGGCTGATCCCTCTGTTTCTCACCGGACTGGGGGTGTTGGTCATCACCTCCACCACCAGCCCCTTGGCCTTCGCCAACGAGGGGACGCCCTTCTCTGTGGGATTGCGCCAGTTTCGGTGGCTCCTGGTGGGGATCCTGGGTCTCCTTTTCGCATGGTTGGTCCCCACCCGTTTCTGGCTTCGGACCAGCGGGCTCTGGTGGTTTTGTGCTCTCCTACTAACCTTTGCAACCCTGATCCCGGGAGTTGGGGCATCCGTTGGTGGGGCTCGGCGTTGGATCCGTCTGGGAGGGCTTTCCATCCAGGCGGGGGAGCTGCTTTTCCTGGCCCTGACGGTTCATCTGACGAAGATCTTGTACCGGGACCAGCAGGACACCGTCCGGGCTTTCGTCAAGACCTTGATCCTCCTTTCCCTCTCCTCGATCCCTCTGCTTCTGCAACCCGATCTGGGGACCACGATCCTGGTGTTCTCCGTCTGCATGGGGCTGTTCGTGGAGAAATACGGGTGGAAGCTTCCGCTCCTGACCTCCTTTGGAGGGTTGGCGGCGCTGATTCCCCTGATCCTCCTTGCGCCCTACCGCCTCCGGCGCATCTCTGCCTTTCTGGATCCCTGGAAGGATCCACTGGACACGGGGTTTCAGGCGATCCAGGGACTCATCGCCTTCAACAACGGGGGCGGTTTCGGCACGGGTTTGGGGCATGGCTTCCAAAAACTGCAGTATCTTCCCGCCGCGTACACCGACTTCCTCTACGCGGCCCTGGGGGAGGAGCTGGGTCTACTGGGAACGCTGGGGGTGCTTGCCCTTTATGGTTGTTGGACTCTGCGGCTTTATCGTCTTTATATGAGAACCGAGGATCCCCTTCGGGCGTCTCTGTTTTGGGGACTGACCCTGACGGTGATCCTTCCCCTGTTCATCAATCTGGGAGGGGTCACGAAGATGATGCCCCTCACGGGCATGCCCCTTCCCTTCCTCAGCTACGGAGGAAGTTCCCTTGTCACCATGTGGTTTCGAATCGGGCTCCTTCTTCGTCTATGCAGGGAAGAACCGATGGAAGTGGAGGAGAGGACATCATGA
- the murC gene encoding UDP-N-acetylmuramate--L-alanine ligase, translating to MHHIHLMGIGGAGMSGLALLLKDMGFAVSGCDMVHTSYAEKVVQHKIELVLGHHQDHLERFSPDLLVYTSAISEEHPEIRAARERGIPVARRAEVLSDLFNRRRGIGVAGTHGKTTTSSMIALIAENAGISPTVALGGELCDIGCNAKLGSGETMVAELDESDGSFELFSPEIAVVTNIDWDHVDHYPTYESVGDAFHRFALGKKPAGSLVLCAEDAGTRRLAERLHEDGLASETLYTYGWGTSWTWGATDVTPLPGGGIRCLVHFRGTPLGTLSLRVSGEHNVLNALAACAACSIVGIPFEVSCRALSTFKGAKRRLQRVGAAEGVEVYDDYGHHPREIHATLRALRGAFPHRRLLVLFQPHRFTRTAAMFREFATVLTGADRVLLLPVYGADETPIPGVGSHLIAEAFPKEGPTRLDLCGSFSEAVEVVLRERRDQDVVLTVGAGNVCLLGERILDSLKRESSLAHAVAVGA from the coding sequence ATGCATCACATTCATCTCATGGGCATCGGTGGTGCCGGTATGAGCGGGTTGGCCCTCCTTCTGAAGGATATGGGCTTTGCCGTGAGCGGTTGCGACATGGTCCACACTTCCTATGCGGAGAAGGTGGTCCAGCACAAGATCGAACTTGTTCTGGGACATCACCAGGATCATCTGGAGCGGTTTTCCCCGGACCTGCTGGTCTACACCAGCGCCATTTCCGAAGAACACCCGGAGATCCGTGCAGCCCGGGAGCGAGGCATCCCCGTGGCGCGACGGGCCGAGGTCCTGAGCGACCTGTTCAATCGCCGGAGGGGGATTGGAGTGGCGGGAACCCACGGGAAGACGACCACGTCCTCCATGATCGCCCTCATCGCGGAGAACGCGGGGATTTCCCCTACCGTGGCGTTGGGCGGGGAATTATGCGACATCGGATGCAACGCCAAATTGGGTTCCGGAGAGACCATGGTAGCGGAGCTGGACGAGAGCGACGGCAGCTTCGAGCTGTTCTCCCCGGAGATTGCGGTGGTCACCAACATCGATTGGGATCACGTGGACCACTACCCGACCTACGAAAGCGTGGGCGATGCGTTTCATCGCTTCGCTCTCGGGAAGAAACCTGCTGGATCCCTGGTTCTCTGCGCCGAAGACGCCGGGACGAGGAGACTGGCGGAGCGTCTCCATGAGGACGGCCTGGCGTCCGAGACCCTTTATACGTACGGTTGGGGAACTTCCTGGACCTGGGGAGCCACGGACGTGACCCCTCTCCCGGGGGGGGGGATCCGCTGCTTGGTCCACTTCCGGGGTACGCCTCTTGGCACCTTATCCCTTCGCGTTTCGGGGGAGCACAACGTCCTCAACGCCCTGGCCGCCTGCGCGGCCTGCTCCATCGTCGGGATTCCCTTCGAGGTTTCTTGCCGTGCCTTGAGCACCTTCAAAGGGGCCAAGCGGCGCCTTCAGAGGGTTGGGGCGGCGGAAGGAGTGGAGGTATACGACGACTACGGGCACCATCCCCGGGAAATCCATGCGACCCTCCGTGCCCTGCGGGGCGCCTTTCCCCATCGTAGGCTTCTTGTCCTCTTCCAACCTCATCGCTTTACCCGGACGGCTGCCATGTTCCGGGAGTTTGCGACTGTGCTGACCGGCGCGGACCGGGTCCTCCTTTTGCCCGTTTATGGAGCAGACGAAACCCCCATCCCCGGCGTGGGATCCCACCTCATCGCAGAGGCCTTCCCGAAAGAGGGTCCCACCAGGCTGGATCTCTGCGGTTCCTTTTCGGAGGCGGTGGAAGTGGTCCTGCGGGAGAGAAGGGATCAGGACGTCGTCCTGACCGTGGGTGCTGGGAACGTCTGTCTCCTTGGGGAGAGGATTCTCGATTCCCTCAAGCGGGAAAGCTCCCTCGCTCATGCGGTGGCTGTGGGAGCTTGA
- a CDS encoding phospho-N-acetylmuramoyl-pentapeptide-transferase: MAPPAVGLILLALGVFGVEVLLQECWIRFSLRRRMSQVQKAYGPERHILEKGKTPSMGGVVFLAVPLMLAGVRVCRGEPFSSSDWVLWSLPLCVGFVGYWDDFLKQWRRSSEGLRSLQKLVLQLLFSLPWCVAVSWAGVDLWPGWTVPFPLALPLLLFVSTGIQNAVNVTDGLDGLAAGAMVLSLTALLPFVQGGVREAAVGGWALCAAFLWHNGHPARVFMGDGGAHFLAGLLLSLCVAARALVLVVPLGFLFGVEILSVSLQLVAIHRFGRRLFRMSPLHHHFELIGWPETRIVTRFWLVHLLGMGGIWVLFQRFWGGANG; encoded by the coding sequence ATGGCCCCCCCTGCCGTTGGACTGATCCTGCTGGCCCTCGGGGTGTTTGGGGTGGAGGTGCTGTTGCAGGAATGCTGGATCCGCTTTTCCCTGCGCCGTCGCATGAGCCAGGTCCAGAAGGCCTACGGCCCGGAACGGCACATCCTGGAGAAGGGTAAGACCCCCTCCATGGGGGGGGTGGTGTTTCTGGCGGTTCCCCTGATGCTGGCGGGCGTCCGGGTCTGCCGGGGCGAGCCCTTTTCTTCCAGTGACTGGGTGCTGTGGTCCCTGCCCCTGTGCGTGGGGTTCGTAGGGTACTGGGATGACTTTCTCAAGCAGTGGCGCCGTTCCAGCGAAGGCCTTCGCAGCCTCCAAAAACTGGTGCTGCAGCTTCTGTTCTCCCTTCCCTGGTGCGTCGCCGTCTCGTGGGCAGGGGTGGACCTGTGGCCCGGATGGACCGTGCCCTTTCCCCTGGCTCTTCCGCTGCTTCTCTTCGTAAGCACGGGAATCCAGAATGCCGTCAACGTCACCGACGGGTTGGACGGGTTGGCCGCCGGAGCCATGGTCCTGTCCCTGACGGCACTGCTTCCCTTCGTGCAGGGAGGGGTTCGGGAGGCCGCCGTCGGGGGTTGGGCCCTGTGTGCCGCCTTCCTTTGGCACAACGGGCATCCTGCCCGGGTCTTCATGGGCGATGGGGGAGCCCATTTCCTGGCGGGGCTTCTGCTGAGCCTTTGCGTGGCCGCCCGCGCCTTGGTTCTGGTGGTTCCGCTGGGCTTTCTGTTCGGGGTGGAGATCCTGTCCGTCTCCCTTCAGTTGGTGGCGATCCACCGCTTTGGGAGGCGGCTTTTTCGGATGAGTCCCCTGCACCATCATTTCGAGTTGATCGGTTGGCCGGAGACCCGCATCGTCACGCGGTTTTGGTTGGTCCATCTGTTGGGCATGGGCGGGATCTGGGTTTTGTTCCAACGTTTTTGGGGAGGGGCGAACGGATGA
- a CDS encoding UDP-N-acetylmuramoyl-tripeptide--D-alanyl-D-alanine ligase — MTAERFRTHEVAALFGGGAEGPDRPFPFSVCYDSREVTPGCVFAALPGERTDGHRFVGDAVAGGASAVLALRGPGREARASLPGSADVAWVFVDSVEDALVTLARQWRERVAPKVYGITGSVGKTTTRDLILRVLASVEPSHGAPKSYNTRIGCASTVLGMPPDTRNLVLEYGTNHPGEISALVASFPPQELFLTEVCPAHLEGLGDVQGVLAAKLELLESRQAERVTYNFDNALLRDALHASFSAERSLGVGVSGGEVRIERAEPRWTSKGPVLDLHLREAGRSWSFASRLWGRQHAYAWAFAWSVALRRGVGEEALREVAETSLPLPGRGRVLSDREGLWILDETYNANPASMGVALENLHLLSSQGAGVSWAILGGMRELGETSPHWHREILGKLRGVDGAVLVGEEWAPLRSDLPDQVRWVPDTAVLLEEGGPVLPKHALLLLKGSRSYGLERLLPLFRGDAA, encoded by the coding sequence ATGACTGCTGAGCGCTTCCGTACTCATGAGGTAGCCGCCCTCTTCGGGGGAGGGGCAGAGGGTCCGGATCGTCCCTTCCCCTTCTCCGTCTGCTACGACAGCCGCGAAGTGACCCCGGGCTGCGTCTTCGCAGCTCTGCCGGGGGAGCGCACCGATGGGCATCGGTTCGTGGGGGACGCGGTGGCCGGGGGAGCCTCGGCCGTTCTGGCCCTTCGCGGACCGGGGAGGGAGGCGAGGGCTTCCCTTCCCGGGTCTGCCGATGTCGCGTGGGTGTTTGTGGACTCCGTGGAGGATGCCCTGGTGACCCTGGCCCGTCAATGGAGGGAGCGGGTTGCCCCGAAGGTGTACGGCATCACCGGATCCGTGGGGAAGACCACCACCCGGGACCTGATCCTGCGGGTGCTGGCTTCCGTGGAGCCTTCCCATGGTGCGCCCAAGAGTTACAACACCCGGATCGGGTGCGCGTCCACGGTCCTGGGGATGCCCCCGGACACCCGTAACCTGGTTTTGGAGTACGGGACGAACCACCCGGGGGAGATCTCAGCGCTGGTGGCGTCCTTCCCCCCTCAGGAGCTGTTCCTCACGGAGGTCTGCCCGGCCCACCTGGAGGGGTTGGGGGACGTTCAGGGGGTTCTGGCGGCGAAGTTGGAGCTCTTGGAATCCCGTCAGGCGGAACGAGTGACCTATAACTTTGATAATGCACTTCTTCGGGACGCCCTTCATGCCTCCTTCTCCGCGGAGCGATCCCTGGGAGTTGGGGTGTCGGGGGGGGAGGTGAGGATCGAGCGTGCGGAGCCGCGTTGGACCTCAAAGGGTCCCGTTCTGGACCTGCATCTGCGCGAGGCGGGGCGGAGCTGGAGCTTTGCCTCCCGCCTTTGGGGACGGCAGCATGCCTATGCCTGGGCCTTTGCCTGGTCCGTGGCCCTCCGACGCGGCGTCGGGGAGGAGGCACTCCGGGAGGTGGCGGAGACCTCCCTGCCCCTTCCGGGACGAGGAAGAGTCCTGTCGGATCGGGAGGGATTGTGGATTCTCGACGAGACCTACAACGCCAACCCCGCCTCCATGGGGGTTGCCTTGGAAAACCTCCATCTCCTGTCCTCCCAGGGAGCCGGGGTGTCCTGGGCCATTCTGGGGGGCATGAGGGAACTGGGGGAGACCAGCCCGCACTGGCACCGGGAGATCCTGGGAAAGCTGCGAGGGGTGGATGGTGCCGTCTTGGTGGGGGAGGAGTGGGCTCCCCTTCGGTCCGACCTTCCCGATCAGGTCCGGTGGGTCCCCGACACGGCGGTTCTCTTGGAGGAAGGGGGGCCCGTTCTGCCGAAACACGCCCTCCTCCTGCTCAAGGGGTCCCGTTCCTACGGTCTGGAGCGTCTCTTGCCCTTGTTCCGGGGGGACGCAGCCTGA
- the murD gene encoding UDP-N-acetylmuramoyl-L-alanine--D-glutamate ligase produces MKNLRQWEGKRATVFGAGVSGLALAELAKDLGMEVFVTEQRPLEEGARERLRSRGIGFEEGGHTPRVFETDLFLLGSGIAPRVPQIQQALSQGVEVMGELDFVSPFLRGSLLGVTGSNGKTTTTSLIGHLLREEGVRVSVAGNIGNPLASAVREEAEWVVAELSSFQLHWARRLRCSLAVVTNLAPDHIDWHGSYEAYVDAKANLVRALDPTTGMAIVQRSELPLLPPVSQTIPLSWTEDGEGEEGGVTLIRSRREALLSFPGLGKRRLFSFDALSLLGDHNLENAAMAATATTLVLKDAPKHVEEALTRFVAPPHRCQLVRELGKVRFVDDSKGTNVAATMTALTSLPGTKVILLGGQGKGESYGSLAKAVTEWARFAVLFGEEGERIGKALDDAGYHRWSLVRSLNEAVPLAYDKAEAGDSVLLSPACTSWDQYRNYKERGDHFRDLACSLKERPELGVS; encoded by the coding sequence ATGAAGAACCTCCGGCAATGGGAGGGCAAACGGGCGACGGTGTTCGGAGCCGGGGTCAGCGGCCTTGCCCTGGCAGAACTGGCAAAGGATTTGGGCATGGAGGTCTTCGTGACCGAACAGAGGCCTTTGGAAGAGGGAGCCCGGGAGCGGCTGCGTTCCAGGGGCATCGGCTTCGAGGAGGGGGGGCATACGCCCCGTGTCTTTGAAACGGACCTCTTCCTGTTGGGATCCGGGATCGCCCCTCGGGTGCCCCAGATCCAGCAGGCCCTGAGTCAAGGGGTGGAGGTGATGGGGGAACTGGATTTCGTCTCCCCCTTCCTGCGCGGTTCGCTCCTCGGGGTTACGGGGAGCAACGGGAAGACCACCACCACCTCTCTGATCGGGCATCTGCTGCGGGAAGAAGGGGTCCGGGTTTCCGTGGCGGGAAATATCGGAAATCCTCTTGCCTCCGCAGTCCGCGAGGAAGCGGAATGGGTGGTGGCGGAACTCAGCAGCTTCCAGCTTCACTGGGCCCGGCGGCTTCGTTGTTCCCTTGCCGTGGTGACGAACCTGGCGCCGGACCACATCGATTGGCACGGCTCCTACGAGGCCTATGTGGATGCCAAGGCCAACCTGGTTCGGGCGTTGGATCCCACGACCGGCATGGCCATCGTGCAGCGTTCGGAGCTTCCCCTCCTGCCTCCCGTTTCCCAGACCATCCCCCTTTCCTGGACAGAGGATGGGGAAGGGGAGGAGGGGGGGGTGACCTTGATCCGTTCCCGTCGCGAGGCCCTCCTTTCTTTCCCCGGCTTGGGAAAACGCCGGTTGTTCTCCTTCGACGCTCTTTCCCTGCTGGGGGACCACAACCTGGAGAACGCGGCCATGGCGGCGACGGCGACAACTCTGGTCCTGAAGGATGCACCGAAGCACGTGGAGGAGGCCCTGACCCGTTTCGTCGCTCCTCCCCATCGTTGCCAGCTGGTTCGGGAACTGGGGAAGGTCCGATTCGTGGACGATTCCAAGGGGACCAACGTGGCGGCCACGATGACCGCCCTGACCAGCCTCCCGGGCACGAAGGTCATCCTCCTGGGGGGACAGGGCAAGGGAGAGAGCTACGGTTCCCTTGCCAAAGCCGTCACGGAATGGGCCCGCTTCGCGGTTCTTTTCGGAGAGGAAGGAGAGAGAATCGGGAAGGCTCTGGATGATGCGGGCTACCATCGCTGGTCTTTGGTCAGGAGCCTGAACGAGGCGGTCCCGTTGGCCTACGACAAGGCGGAGGCCGGAGACTCGGTGCTGCTTTCTCCTGCCTGCACGAGTTGGGACCAGTACCGAAACTACAAGGAGCGGGGCGATCATTTTCGAGATCTGGCCTGTTCCCTGAAGGAGAGACCTGAGCTTGGTGTTTCCTGA